A stretch of DNA from Bacillus solimangrovi:
TTTCACTTATATTTCAAACTTACAGAAGTCTTCTACCTTTTCCAAACAAACGGACTAGATGAAGCGAGTCACAAACTAGAAGAAGTTGACAAAATGCTCAAAGAACAGCCTTTCCTTAGAGAAAAAGGTCATTACCTAATCTTAAAAGGCATTGATCAGCTTAGAAAAGGTCTACCGCTCGAAGCAGAACAAACTATCGATACAGGGCTTGCGATCATTAAGCAATCTCGGTTTGAGTTTATTAACGTGCATTTGCTACATATGTTGTTACAGTTTTTACGTGAACGTTTCCATGAATCGAGACTATTAAAGAAATATGAAAAAGAATGGAATCGACTCGCAAAGAAATATGATTTCGATACGCTAAGACGACGAATTGAGAATGAAATACTCATTCACATCCCTTCTGTCTGATATTCCTCTGATAAATGTTCGTTATGATCGATCTATCATAACGAAAAGGGGATTCTAAACATGAAAACAAAAGCAATTTGGAAAAATCATCGCTTTGTAAGACTATTCTCCGCTGCTTCCATTTCGATTATCGGAGACTACTTTGATATGCTTGCGATCTCCGTCTTACTCGCCTACACGTGGAAGCTTGATCCAATGACAATTGCATATGTTCCATTAATGTACGCCCTTCCAGGTGTCTTATTTGGAACGTATGCAGGTGTCCTTTCTGATCGCCTACCAAGACGCAAGCTTATGATCGCTTCAGATGTACTTAGTGGATTGATAACATTTGGCTTTCTGTTTGCTGACAGCATTTATCTATTATTTCCACTCATTTTTATTCGTTCAACGATTGCTCTCGTCATACTTCCTTCACAACAATCATTAGTTCGTTCAATCGTACAAAAAGAACAATTATTACAAGCATCTTCTCTGATCGCAATGATTAATCAAGCCGGCAAAATTGCTGGACCATTAATTGGTGCTACAATTCTTGCGGTTTCTTCACCGCAAATTTGTATGATTATTAACGCGATTAGCTCCCTTATCTCAGCGATCATTCTACTTACATTAAGAGAGATCGATGAATTAGAAAGTCAAGATGAAACGGACACAAACGAAACTGGTCTACTCGCAGGCTGGAAATATGTACTCAGTCAAAAAATCCTCCTGTTTAGCTTCATTTTCATAAGCTTTGGTGTCTTCACCGTTCATTTAATCGATACACAATTTCCAATTCTATTTCGAGAAATGTTACCGACGAAACCAGAACGGTTAGGTTGGATGCTCGCCGCAAGTGGACTTGGTGCATTCATTGGCATGGCCATTCTGAATCGAAGAAAACAGCTTAATTACGGATGGGCTTTCGGAGGGAGTCTACTCCTCATTGCGATTAGTTTTATCGGCTTTGGATTATGGAGAAACGAGGAAAACCTACTCTTACCCGTTGCATTAGGACTGATTACTGGGCTTGGCAACGGAATATTTATCGTAGCATTTAATTATTTATTACAAATTGAAACAGCTAAACATCACATCGGGAAAGTTTACGGTATGCAAAATGCTTTATTTTGCCTTATCTTAATCACCGCACCTCCACTCGGTGGCTTACTCGTAAAATCGATGGGCGTTCAACCAGTTTTCCTTCTCTCTGGACTATTTACAAGTATCGTTGCCTGTATCGGAATTGGCTTTCAAAAGTACATTTGGACGATACACATGCGCAAAGATGAGATAGAAAACCAACTTGAACAGGTAAATGAAGGATAATATAAAGGTGATGTTGTCATATAGTTGTTTCTGCATAGTTGAAAACTATGACAATTATAGTCAAACATATATTTCCACCCAAAGTAAAAACAACGTAAGTCTACTTTTCATATGATGAAATTTTAGTAAATGCTAATCAAACGGTTCTGAAGTGATTTACAGTACAAAGGTAGAAAGCATTTAGTTATATCGCTCAAATAATTACGATGAACTGAAGAAAATTATCAATCGAATTAACCGCCCATCCAATTGATAATAATTGGTTAAAATGCTATTATTATACTAATAAACTCTCTATAACATCTATCTAAACATTGAAAGAGAGGTATTTCTTAACCAATTATGAGCCACTTACTTTTTCTAATTGTTAGCTACTTTACATTAATTTTTGTAATCCGTAAAATTGTATCACTTGAGAAGATCGTTACTAACAAGTATCTTAAAGAAGTGCAACAACACCTTACAATGCTAATCCTTAGCACTGCACTGATCGTTCTCATCGGATTTATCACTTATTCGATGTGGAAATTTACAGGAAGTTTGTATGATTGG
This window harbors:
- a CDS encoding MFS transporter, with the protein product MKTKAIWKNHRFVRLFSAASISIIGDYFDMLAISVLLAYTWKLDPMTIAYVPLMYALPGVLFGTYAGVLSDRLPRRKLMIASDVLSGLITFGFLFADSIYLLFPLIFIRSTIALVILPSQQSLVRSIVQKEQLLQASSLIAMINQAGKIAGPLIGATILAVSSPQICMIINAISSLISAIILLTLREIDELESQDETDTNETGLLAGWKYVLSQKILLFSFIFISFGVFTVHLIDTQFPILFREMLPTKPERLGWMLAASGLGAFIGMAILNRRKQLNYGWAFGGSLLLIAISFIGFGLWRNEENLLLPVALGLITGLGNGIFIVAFNYLLQIETAKHHIGKVYGMQNALFCLILITAPPLGGLLVKSMGVQPVFLLSGLFTSIVACIGIGFQKYIWTIHMRKDEIENQLEQVNEG